From Nicotiana tabacum cultivar K326 chromosome 22, ASM71507v2, whole genome shotgun sequence, one genomic window encodes:
- the LOC107761270 gene encoding uncharacterized protein LOC107761270, protein MRVHHPGSEKDEMPEAVDSDTDARIGDYSFNVSTFELVAILRSMGDKVRWPKEMRSSPSKRNPNFWCEFNNDHDHKTTDCRLLQGEVEHLLKQGYLTDLLSEKGKQSYMKNRQEPLKPPSPKRRVNVISGGEEVNGVTYTATKKTSKVMITHGKRVCHVLDEDSSSVNILLLRVVNKMQADDKVVPKARSLSGSDNSSVIMKKIMLTIFAEKVIKDTKFQVIDTDMAYNMILGRLWIHNMDVVPSTLHQVIKFPLQWGIRQIREDQQASKSINLEADSSTTNDVTNEK, encoded by the exons ATGCGGGTTCATCATCCAGGTTCAGAAAAGGACGAGATGCCCGAGGCAGTAGATTCTGACACAGATGCAAGGATTGGAGATTACAGTTTCAATGTCAGCACTTTCGAGTTGGTGGCTATTTTAAGaagtatgggagataaggtacggtggcctaAAGAAATGAGATCAAGCCCTAGCAAAAGAAATCCAAATTTCTGGTGTGAGTTTAACAACGATCATGACCATAAAACAACAGATTGTAGATTATTACAAGGTGAAGTTGAGCATTTATTAAAGCAGGGTTATTTAACTGACTTGCTCAGTGAGAAAGGCAAGCAATCCTATATGAAGAATAGACAAGAGCCTCTAAAACCTCCGTCTCCAAAGAGAAGAGTCAATGTGATAAGCGGGGGAGAAGAGGTCAATGGTGTGACATATACAGCTACAAAAAAGACATCGAAAGTCATGATTACTCATGGAAAGCGAGTTTGCCATGTTTTGGATGAAGACA gtagctccgtAAATATTCTTCTTCTAAGGGTGGTGAATAAAATGCAAGCTGACGACAAGGTGGTACCAAAAGCACGATCTTTGTCTGGATCTGATAATTCAAGTGTTATAATGAAAAAAATAATGCTTACCATATTTGCAGAAAAAGTTATCAAGGATACGAAATTCCAGGTGATAGACACTGACATGGCTTATAATATGATTCTTGGAAGGCTATGGATTCATAATATGGACGTTGTACCATCTAcattacatcaagttattaagttTCCTTTGCAATGGGGGATTCGACAAATTCGTGAAGATCAACAGGCTTCTAAAAGTATCAATTTAGAGGCGGATTCAAGCACAACAAATGATGTTACAAATGAGAAATAG